From Glycine soja cultivar W05 chromosome 4, ASM419377v2, whole genome shotgun sequence, the proteins below share one genomic window:
- the LOC114409656 gene encoding uncharacterized protein LOC114409656, which produces MRWEKVKGIGGEEGPGKRWGHTCNAVRDGRFLYLFGGYGKFNCQTNQVHVFDTLKQSWSEPAIKGPPPTPRDSHSCTVIGDSLFVFGGTDGSKLLNDLHILDTSSHTWVFPTVRGEAPDAREGHDAALVGKRLFMFGGCGRSADNINEVYYNDLYILNTELFVWNRATTSGTPPSPRDGHTCSSWRNKIIVIGGEDENDSYLSDVHILDTDTLIWSKLCTSGQLLPPRAGHSTVSFGKNLFVFGGFTDAQSLYNDLYMLNIETCVWTKVAITPNGPSARFSVAGDCLDPYMSGVLVFVGGCNRNLEALDDMHYLYTGIARESEQRPKKLSLRKQLKLKCLEQNPNLVQNPVLCGYGVGADSNQPMSILNYSQPSRLYIPVNQPLPPGKKMFQANVKGKNSAGYTIETVIDGKPLHGVLFKNQPNTLIPVPNTSSRKRTFSEILSPASNGIHSHNVMAYKVLRQDGMQDKQELRGESSESHERHKEADTIVVSSNPTTAAKSIKVSVNPEPEAVSMDQNGDEKNDTPKSLIESLKNDGSNDVTSSKGEVQIGGQIHVPVSNYEIPRQMSDAPNCNADVLKPAAAKSAVCPPNQGVTGDCTTPRTEGHNEQAKLT; this is translated from the exons atgagGTGGGAAAAGGTGAAGGGAATAGGAGGAGAAGAAGGGCCAGGGAAGAGGTGGGGCCACACGTGTAACGCGGTTAGAGATGGCAGATTCCTTTATCTCTTCGGCGGTTACGGCAAATTTAACTGTCAGACCAACCAAGTTCATGTCTTCGACACTC TGAAGCAGAGTTGGAGTGAACCAGCAATTAAGGGCCCCCCACCTACTCCTAGGGACAGCCATAGTTGCACTGTAATTGGTGATAGTCTGTTTGTGTTTGGGGGTACAGATGGGTCCAAGCTACTGAATGATTTGCACATACTAGATACTT CTTCACATACATGGGTTTTTCCAACTGTGAGAGGGGAAGCACCAGATGCACGTGAGGGTCATGATGCAGCACTTGTTGGCAAACGACTATTTATGTTTGGTGGTTGTGGGAGATCTGCTGATAACATTAATGAGGTGTACTACAATGACCTTTACATATTGAATACAG AATTGTTCGTTTGGAACCGTGCTACAACATCAGGCACTCCACCATCTCCTCGTGATGGCCATACTTGCTCATCTTGGAGAAACAAAATTATTGTGATAGGTGGGGAAGATGAAAATGATTCTTATCTGTCTGATGTCCACATCCTAGATACTG ATACTCTAATCTGGAGTAAACTGTGTACGTCAGGCCAATTGTTGCCACCTCGAGCTGGTCATTCTACGGTTTCTTTTGGAAAGAACTTGTTTGTTTTTGGGGGCTTTACAGATGCTCAAAGCCTATACAACGACCTGTATATGCTCAACATTG AGACTTGTGTGTGGACGAAGGTGGCAATTACACCTAATGGTCCTTCTGCTAGATTTTCTGTTGCTGGTGACTGTTTAGACCCATATATGAGTGGTGTTCTTGTGTTTGTTGGTGGTTGTAATAGAAATCTGGAAGCCCTGGATGATATGCATTACCTATACACAG GGATTGCACGGGAAAGTGAACAGCGACCAAAGAAGTTATCCTTAAGGAAGCAATTGAAGCTGAAATGTCTAGAACAGAATCCCAATCTTGTCCAAAACCCAGTTCTGTGTGGATATGGAGTGGGTGCTGACAGTAACCAGCCCATGTCAATCTTGAACTATAGCCAACCAA GTAGACTATATATCCCAGTAAATCAACCCCTGCCTCCTGGAAAGAAAATGTTTCAAGCCAACGTTAAGGGAAAAAACTCAGCAGGATATACTATTGAAACCGTTATTGATGGAAAGCCTCTTCATGGAGTTCTGTTTAAAAACCAGCCAAACACTCTTATTCCAGTTCCTAATACTTCCAGTAG GAAAAGGACTTTTAGTGAAATTTTAAGTCCTGCTTCAAATGGTATACATTCACACAATGTAATGGCTTATAAGGTGCTCAGGCAGGACGGAATGCAAGATAAACAGGAATTACGGGGAGAGAGTTCAGAATCTCATGAACGCCATAAGGAAGCTGATACTATTGTTGTATCAAGTAACCCGACAACTGCTGCCAAGTCCATTAAG GTTTCTGTCAACCCAGAACCAGAAGCTGTTTCTATGGATCAAAATGGTgatgaaaaaaatgacacaCCAAAATCCTTAATTGAGAGCTTGAAAAATGATGGATCCAATGATGTGACCAGTTCCAAAGGTGAAGTTCAAATTGGTGGTCAAATACATGTGCCAGTTTCCAACTATGAAATTCCAAGACAAATGAGTGATGCACCAAACTGTAATGCTGATGTCCTGAAACCTGCAGCAGCTAAGAGTGCTGTGTGTCCACCAAATCAAG GTGTAACAGGGGATTGCACAACTCCAAGGACAGAAGGACACAATGAACAAGCAAAATTAACTTGA